One genomic region from Candidatus Methylomirabilota bacterium encodes:
- a CDS encoding iron-sulfur cluster assembly scaffold protein, with protein sequence MSTAGTARLRPALYGDVIRQRWRQPRFRGELAEANAVAEDVNPLCGDRVRMMLKVDDGTIRAARFLGDSCAICTASADVLAELIQGRPTRAARVGPADLLDVLQVDIRPTRMRCVTLPLSVLDQALGKVG encoded by the coding sequence ATGAGCACGGCGGGGACGGCCCGCCTCCGGCCGGCGCTCTATGGCGACGTCATCCGGCAACGCTGGCGCCAGCCCCGCTTCCGCGGCGAGCTGGCCGAGGCCAATGCGGTGGCCGAGGACGTCAACCCTCTGTGCGGCGATCGGGTGCGGATGATGCTCAAGGTCGACGACGGAACGATTCGGGCCGCCCGCTTCCTGGGTGACTCCTGCGCGATCTGTACGGCATCAGCCGACGTCCTCGCCGAGCTGATCCAGGGCAGGCCGACCCGGGCCGCGCGCGTCGGCCCGGCCGACCTGCTCGACGTGCTGCAGGTGGACATCCGTCCCACCCGGATGCGCTGCGTGACGCTGCCGCTCTCGGTGCTGGACCAGGCGCTCGGGAAGGTCGGATGA
- a CDS encoding SufS family cysteine desulfurase has translation MRLDELTRPDFPILERIVNGHPLVYLDSAASSQKPRTVIEAMARYYERTHANVHRSIHTLGEEATELYEAARDRVQRFIGAAHREEVVLTRGTTDGLNLIADALGRTLRAGDEILITEMEHHSNIIPWQMAARARGAVVKAVPVVGEGVLDLDALDRLLTDRTRVVAVAHVSNVLGTINPIAAIGARVRAAGALSVVDGAQAAPHMPLDIPALNCDFYVFSGHKMLGPTGVGVLWGRREVLERLEPTRGGGEMIKEVWLDRAQWNDLPWRFEPGTPPIAEAVGLTAAIEYLEKLGMERVAEHECQLAQQAAEVLAATPDVSVYGPRERGAVVAFSVAGLHPHDVAALLDAEGIAVRAGHHCAQPLMRRLGVVGTSRASFSVFNSPEEVALLASTVADLSSGL, from the coding sequence ATGAGGCTCGACGAGCTGACGCGCCCGGACTTTCCGATCCTGGAGCGGATCGTCAACGGCCACCCGCTCGTCTATCTGGACTCGGCCGCCTCGAGCCAGAAGCCGCGCACCGTGATCGAGGCGATGGCCCGCTACTACGAGCGCACCCACGCCAACGTTCACCGCTCGATCCACACGCTCGGCGAGGAGGCCACGGAGCTCTACGAGGCCGCCCGCGACCGCGTCCAGCGGTTCATCGGCGCCGCCCATCGCGAGGAAGTCGTGCTCACGCGAGGGACGACCGACGGGCTCAACCTCATCGCCGACGCCCTCGGCCGCACGCTCCGGGCCGGGGACGAGATCCTCATCACGGAGATGGAGCACCACTCGAACATCATTCCTTGGCAGATGGCGGCGCGTGCTCGCGGTGCGGTGGTCAAGGCCGTTCCGGTGGTGGGGGAGGGAGTCCTCGATCTCGACGCCCTCGACCGGCTCCTCACGGATCGCACGCGGGTCGTGGCCGTGGCGCACGTCTCCAACGTGCTGGGCACGATCAACCCGATCGCTGCGATCGGCGCCCGGGTGCGAGCGGCCGGGGCGCTCAGCGTCGTGGACGGGGCTCAAGCCGCGCCTCATATGCCGCTCGATATTCCAGCGCTGAACTGCGACTTTTACGTGTTCTCCGGCCACAAGATGCTGGGGCCGACCGGGGTGGGCGTGCTCTGGGGCCGCCGCGAGGTGCTGGAGCGCCTCGAACCCACCCGGGGCGGTGGCGAGATGATCAAGGAGGTGTGGCTCGACCGCGCCCAGTGGAACGATCTGCCCTGGCGGTTCGAGCCCGGTACCCCGCCCATCGCCGAAGCGGTTGGGCTGACGGCGGCCATCGAATATCTAGAAAAACTGGGGATGGAGCGAGTGGCGGAGCACGAGTGTCAGCTCGCACAGCAGGCGGCCGAGGTGCTGGCCGCGACTCCGGACGTGAGCGTCTACGGCCCCCGGGAGCGCGGGGCGGTGGTGGCGTTCAGCGTCGCGGGCCTGCATCCTCACGACGTGGCCGCATTGCTCGACGCCGAAGGCATCGCCGTGAGGGCCGGTCACCACTGCGCCCAGCCCCTGATGCGCCGGCTCGGCGTGGTGGGGACGTCGCGGGCGAGCTTCTCGGTCTTCAACTCGCCCGAGGAGGTCGCGCTGCTCGCCTCCACCGTGGCCGACCTTTCCTCCGGGCTCTGA
- the speB gene encoding agmatinase: MAPPQPRDPFVSPRFGQIATFMLLPAAESAAGLDVALLGVPYDGGASYRTGARFGPRAVREQSSLIRPWNPVLKVHPFQRLRVADCGDIDVVPISIERTYDAIEKAIDRVLAAGAMPLCVGGDHSVTLPILRSLARRHGRLGVVHFDAHPDTWDEYFGSKFFHGTPFRRAVEEGLVDPRRMIQVGIRGPLYGPEDFAFHDQHGIEVVRIEAVKEQGADRVAERLGRLRGGPVYCSFDIDAVDPAYAPATGTPEVGGLTSYEALALVRALAGLSLVGADVVEVAPPYDGPGQVTALLAANLLFELLGVMALER, translated from the coding sequence ATGGCCCCGCCGCAGCCCCGCGACCCCTTCGTCTCACCGCGCTTCGGGCAGATCGCGACCTTCATGCTGCTGCCCGCCGCGGAGTCGGCGGCCGGACTCGACGTGGCGCTGCTCGGCGTGCCCTACGACGGGGGTGCCTCCTACCGTACGGGAGCGCGCTTCGGGCCGCGCGCCGTGCGCGAGCAGTCCTCCCTCATCCGGCCCTGGAACCCCGTCCTCAAGGTGCACCCGTTCCAGCGGCTGCGCGTCGCCGACTGCGGCGATATCGACGTCGTGCCGATCTCCATCGAGCGGACCTACGACGCGATCGAGAAGGCCATCGACCGCGTGCTGGCGGCGGGGGCTATGCCGCTCTGTGTGGGCGGCGACCATTCGGTGACGCTTCCTATCCTGCGATCGCTGGCGCGGCGTCACGGCCGTCTCGGCGTCGTGCACTTCGACGCCCATCCCGACACCTGGGACGAATACTTTGGCAGCAAGTTCTTCCACGGTACGCCCTTCCGGCGCGCCGTCGAAGAGGGGCTCGTCGACCCGCGGCGCATGATCCAGGTCGGCATCCGCGGTCCCCTCTACGGGCCGGAGGACTTCGCCTTCCACGACCAGCACGGCATCGAGGTGGTCCGCATCGAGGCGGTCAAGGAGCAGGGCGCCGACCGCGTCGCCGAACGCTTGGGGCGACTCCGCGGCGGTCCCGTTTACTGCTCGTTCGACATCGACGCCGTGGACCCGGCGTACGCGCCGGCCACCGGCACTCCGGAGGTCGGCGGCCTGACGTCCTACGAGGCGCTGGCGCTGGTCCGCGCGCTGGCCGGGCTGAGCCTCGTGGGCGCCGACGTCGTGGAGGTCGCGCCGCCGTACGACGGTCCAGGCCAGGTCACGGCCCTGCTGGCCGCCAACCTGCTCTTCGAGCTGCTCGGAGTGATGGCGCTCGAGCGATGA